In Triticum dicoccoides isolate Atlit2015 ecotype Zavitan unplaced genomic scaffold, WEW_v2.0 scaffold1005, whole genome shotgun sequence, the following are encoded in one genomic region:
- the LOC119342670 gene encoding protein Rf1, mitochondrial-like, which produces MSPLRLRLHARHSASASQPSRSQGWDPHAALAVATVALFSRISQGALRRVAHPTACTYSILMDCCCRAHRPDMALAFFGRLLRTGLEADQVVFSTLLKGLCHAKRSDEALDVLLHRMPELGCTTHVVAYNTVIHGFFREGQVGKACDIFHGMAQQGVAPNVVTYNSVIDALCKARAMDKAEYFLGQMVDSGVVPNNVTYNSLIHGYSSSGHSKEAVRVLKQMTSKGIIPDVFTCNLLMASLCNNRRSKEAAELFDSMAMKGLKPNTVSYAILLHGYATEGCLVDMINLFNSMATDCILPNCRIFNILINAYAKSGKLDKAMLIFKEMHKRGVSPDVVTYSTVIHAFCKMGSLDIAMDKFNQMVDMGVRPNATVYHSLIQGFCTHGDLVKAKELVTEMRNKAMRPPDIKFFHSIMQNLCTEGRVIEARDILDLMLHIGMRPDVPIFNLLIGGYCLVREMEDATKMFDDMVSYGLEPCNNTYGILINGYCKNRRIDDGLILFKEMLRKGLKPTTFNYNVILDGLFLAGRTVAAKVKFNEMVESGVSVCIDTYSIVLGGLCRNNCTGEAITLSKKLSTMNVKFNIAIVNILIGAFFRVRRNQEAKDLFAAIPANGLVPNAVTYTIMMTNLIKEGSVEEADNLFLSMEKSGCSANSYMLNHIIRRLLEKGEMVKAGNYMSKVDAKSYSLEAKTVSLLISLFSRKGKYREHIKLLPTKYQFLEEAATVE; this is translated from the coding sequence ATGTCGCCACTCCGCCTCCGCCTGCACGCCCGCCACTCCGCCTCCGCCTCGCAACCCTCACGCAGCCAGGGATGGGATCCCCACGCCGCCTTGGCCGTCGCCACGGTTGCCCTCTTCAGCCGCATATCCCAAGGCGCCCTCCGACGTGTGGCACATCCAACGGCTTGCACCTACAGCATCCTCATGGACTGCTGCTGCCGCGCACACCGCCCTGATATGGCACTCGCCTTCTTCGGTCGTCTCCTCAGGACGGGTCTGGAGGCAGACCAAGTCGTTTTCAGCACCCTCCTCAAGGGACTCTGCCACGCAAAGCGCTCAGATGAGGCTCTGGACGTGCTGCTGCACAGGATGCCTGAGCTCGGCTGCACCACCCACGTGGTGGCGTATAACACCGTCATCCATGGCTTCTTTAGGGAAGGCCAAGTAGGCAAGGCGTGCGATATCTTCCATGGAATGGCGCAGCAGGGCGTTGCGCCTAATGTGGTGACATATAACTCGGTTATTGATGCGCTGTGCAAGGCCAGAGCAATGGACAAGGCAGAGTATTTCCTTGGTCAGATGGTTGATAGTGGTGTCGTACCTAATAATGTCACATATAATAGCCTCATCCATGGATATTCCTCTTCAGGCCATTCAAAGGAGGCGGTCAGGGTGCTGAAACAGATGACAAGTAAGGGTATCATACCAGATGTTTTTACTTGCAACTTGCTCATGGCCTCCCTTTGCAACAACAGAAGAAGCAAAGAAGCTGCAGAACTTTTTGACTCcatggccatgaagggcctgaaaCCTAACACCGTTTCATATGCTATTCTCCTTCATGGGTATGCCACTGAAGGATGCCTAGTTGACATGATCAATCTCTTCAACTCAATGGCAACAGACTGTATTCTACCTAACTGTCGTATCTTCAACATACTGATTAATGCATATGCTAAATCTGGGAAGCTTGATAAGGCTATGCTTATATTTAAAGAAATGCACAAGCGAGGAGTGAGTCCAGATGTAGTCACCTATTCAACTGTAATACATGCATTTTGCAAAATGGGTAGCTTGGACATTGCTATGGACAAATTTAACCAGATGGTTGATATGGGAGTACGACCGAATGCAACTGTTTATCATTCCCTAATCCAGGGTTTTTGTACACATGGGGATTTAGTGAAAGCAAAGGAATTGGTTACTGAAATGAGGAACAAAGCTATGCGTCCTCCTGATATTAAGTTCTTCCATTCAATAATGCAGAACCTATGCACGGAAGGAAGGGTAATTGAAGCACGGGATATCCTCGACTTGATGCTGCACATAGGTATGAGGCCTGATGTTCCCATCTTTAATTTACTAATCGGTGGATACTGCCTAGTCCGCGAGATGGAGGATGCAACAAAAATGTTTGATGATATGGTGTCATATGGTTTAGAACCTTGTAACAATACGTATGGTATACTTATTAATGGCTATTGCAAAAATAGAAGGATTGATGACGGGCTTATTCTATTCAAAGAGATGCTGCGCAAGGGACTTAAACCTACAACTTTTAATTATAACGTCATACTGGATGGATTATTTCTGGCTGGACGAACTGTTGCTGCAAAGGTGAAGTTTAATGAGATGGTTGAATCTGGAGTAAGTGTGTGCATTGATACATACTCTATAGTTCTTGGTGGACTTTGTAGAAATAATTGCACCGGTGAAGCAATCACGCTGTCCAAGAAATTAAGTACAATGAATGTCAAATTCAATATTGCAATTGTCAATATCTTGATTGGTGCATTCTTCAGGGTTCGGCGAAACCAAGAAGCTAAGGATTTGTTTGCTGCTATACCAGCCAATGGCTTGGTTCCTAATGCTGTTACCTACACCATAATGATGACAAATCTTATAAAAGAAGGTTCAGTGGAAGAAGCTGACAATCTTTTTTTATCGATGGAGAAGAGCGGCTGTAGTGCCAACTCTTATATGTTAAATCATATCATCAGAAGGTTACTGGAAAAAGGAGAGATGGTCAAGGCTGGAAATTATATGTCTAAAGTTGATGCAAAGAGCTACTCCCTTGAAGCTAAAACTGTTTCACTGCTGATCTCTCTGTTTTCAAGGAAAGGGAAATATAGAGAACACATCAAATTGCTCCCTACAAAGTATCAGTTTCTGGAAGAAGCAGCCACAGTTGAATAG